A genomic segment from Takifugu rubripes chromosome 20, fTakRub1.2, whole genome shotgun sequence encodes:
- the fam163ab gene encoding protein FAM163A, with protein sequence MTAGTVVITGGILATVILLCIIAVLCYCRLQYYCCKKNGSDSASISQQHFACNACSVSGLDGSIIAPLSLSSPEPPRSSERSKHAGEQRGYCPTCSPHESPFYIRAAEEMHNGGERVTYMPTHYENQALAMPLPAVHGTLLRDAKRGRPSDFYTNTRAISTEV encoded by the exons ATGACAGCTGGAACTGTTGTCATAACTGGGGGAATACTGGCCACGGTGATACTCCTGTGTATCATAGCTGTGCTCTGTTACTGTAGACTCCAG TATTACTGCTGTAAGAAGAATGGGTCTGACAGCGCCTCCATCTCTCAGCAACACTTCGCCTGCAACGCCTGCAGCGTCTCGGGCCTGGATGGGTCCATCATCGCCCCGCTGTCCTTGTCTTCGCCGGAACCGCCTCGATCCTCTGAGCGCTCCAAGCACGCAGGGGAGCAGCGAGGCTACTGCCCCACCTGCTCCCCCCACGAGTCGCCCTTCTACATCCGCGCCGCCGAAGAGATGCACAACGGCGGCGAGCGCGTCACCTACATGCCCACGCACTACGAGAACCAGGCACTGGCCATGCCGCTGCCCGCCGTGCACGGCACCCTGCTGAGGGACGCCAAGCGAGGACGACCTTCGGATTTCTACACCAACACCCGAGCCATCAGCACTGAGGTGTGA
- the gpr52 gene encoding G-protein coupled receptor 52 — MGGTIQTSATWLAPSTMNLSEPTVPELSSNSSNGGFFPGQTSNHSCPLGWGLNEGLETCILETAVVVLLTVLIIAGNLTVIFVFHCAPLLHHYTTSYFIQTMAYADLLVGLSCLVPALSLLHYPASVQEPITCQIFSYVISVLKSVSMACLACISVDRYLAITKPLSYNQLVTPCRLRGCITLIWIYSSLIFLPSFFGWGKPGYHGDIFEWCAHSWPTSALFTGFVVCLLYAPAALVVCFTYYHIFRICQQHNREISERRARFPSQEMEAGDGGGGGHHGGHGPDRRYAMVLFRITSVFYMLWLPYIIYFLLESSHVLDSSALSFITTWLAISNSFCNCVIYSLSNSVFRLGMRRLSQTMCSFSHCAADDRDFGEPKPRKRANSCSI; from the coding sequence ATGGGCGGAACAATACAAACGTCAGCTACCTGGTTAGCGCCCAGTACAATGAACCTGTCTGAGCCCACCGTTCCAGagctcagcagcaacagcagcaatggAGGCTTCTTTCCTGGCCAGACATCTAACCACTCTTGTCCCTTGGGCTGGGGATTGAATGAAGGCTTGGAGACTTGCATCCTGGAGACCGCTGTTGTTGTTCTTCTGACTGTGCTTATTATCGCAGGGAACCTGACGGTCATCTTCGTGTTCCACTGCGCGCCTCTCTTACACCACTACACCACCAGCTACTTCATCCAAACCATGGCCTACGCCGACCTGCTGGTGGGTCTGAGCTGCCTGGTGCCCGCTCTGTCTCTGCTCCATTACCCCGCCAGTGTCCAGGAACCCATCACATGTCAGATTTTCAGCTACGTCATCTCCGTTTTGAAGAGTGTTTCGATGGCATGCCTGGCTTGTATCAGCGTGGACCGCTACCTGGCGATAACCAAACCACTATCTTATAACCAGCTGGTGACACCGTGCCGGCTGCGAGGCTGCATCACCCTTATCTGGATCTACTCCAGCCTGATCTTCTTGCCCTCATTCTTTGGGTGGGGTAAGCCAGGCTATCATGGAGACATTTTCGAGTGGTGCGCTCACTCCTGGCCCACCAGCGCTCTCTTTACAGGCTTCGTGGTGTGCTTGCTCTACGCACCTGCGGCACTTGTGGTTTGCTTTACTTATTACCATATTTTTCGCATTTGCCAGCAGCACAACAGGGAGATCAGTGAGCGGAGGGCACGTTTCCCCAGCCAGGAAATGGAGGCTGGAGACGGGGGTGGCGGTGGGCACCACGGAGGGCACGGACCAGATCGGCGCTATGCCATGGTGCTCTTCCGCATTACCAGTGTTTTCTACATGCTCTGGCTGCCCTACATTATTTACTTTTTGCTGGAGAGTTCCCATGTACTGGATAGTTCTGCCCTCTCGTTCATCACCACCTGGTTGGCCATAAGCAACAGCTTCTGCAACTGTGTCATCTACAGCCTTTCCAATAGCGTGTTCCGCCTCGGCATGCGAAGGCTCTCACAGACAATGTGCTCCTTCAGCCATTGTGCGGCAGATGACAGAGACTTTGGGGAGCCCAAACCAAGGAAGAGGGCAAACTCCTGCTCCATCTGA